The Meleagris gallopavo isolate NT-WF06-2002-E0010 breed Aviagen turkey brand Nicholas breeding stock chromosome 10, Turkey_5.1, whole genome shotgun sequence genome contains a region encoding:
- the TCTEX1D4 gene encoding tctex1 domain-containing protein 4: protein MQAAGNKELRCHGEFQRHIATLLAPGAQQAATQRKGGFWAAEGQVGIEDSGGLEERLLAQGKGLRNSSPLQTAYMAEQPSPELAPSMRVTAADGTEAPHPRTIPRGSHPTAPARGPEEGKAPQLLSRRSSMLSILPGPPGSRRSSLGAAPGGKRPSVGPWLLHSRVSFSGLPLFQPIPETHLENTYRMRPEEGCRFNAGRVQRVLERALARVLGGTAYSPQGSTVLVQSLAELLRGQVKEVVPPRYKLVCHVLLGQHSQQSMLVASQALWDPESDSFASASFCNASLFAVATVHGVYFE from the coding sequence ATGCAGGCAGCAGGAAACAAAGAGTTACGGTGCCATGGGGAGTTTCAGCGTCACATAGCAACCCTTCTCGCTCCAGGAGCTCAACAAGCTGCAACCCAGAGGAAAGGTGGGTTCTGGGCAGCTGAGGGGCAAGTGGGAATAGAGGATTCGGGGGGGTTGGAAGAGAGGCTGCTTGCCCAGGGCAAAGGTCTCAGAAATTCTTCTCCCCTCCAGACCGCGTATATGGCTGAGCAGCCATCCCCAGAACTGGCACCATCCATGCGGGTGACGGCTGCAGATGGCACTGAAGCCCCTCATCCCCGAACCATCCCCCGTGgctcccaccccacagccccagcccggGGCCCAGAGGAAGGCaaagccccacagctgctctcccGCCGCAGCTCCATGCTCAGCATCCTGCCAGGCCCCCCAGGCAGCCGCCGCAGCTCTCTGGGGGCAGCCCCAGGGGGAAAGAGGCCCTCTGTGGGGCCCTGGCTCCTCCACAGCCGTGTGAGTTTCTCAGGGCTCCCACTTTTCCAACCCATTCCAGAAACCCACCTGGAAAACACCTACAGGATGCGGCCAGAGGAAGGGTGCAGGTTCAACGCAGGGCGGGTGCAGCGGGTGCTGGAGAGAGCCCTAGCCAGGGTGCTGGGGGGCACAGCTTACAGCCCCCagggcagcacagtgctggtgcagagcctggctgagctgctgcGGGGCCAGGTGAAGGAGGTGGTGCCACCCCGCTACAAGCTGGTGTGCCATGTACTGCTGggccagcacagccagcagagcatGCTGGTGGCCAGCCAGGCACTTTGGGACCCTGAAAGTGATAGCTTTGcctctgcttctttctgcaaTGCCTCACTCTTTGCTGTTGCCACAGTGCATGGGGTTTACTTTGAGTAG
- the BTBD19 gene encoding BTB/POZ domain-containing protein 19, which yields MARSCSARLHGEAAAFTAALRSLVNNPQFSDVTFVVGQEKQQVFAHRCVLACRCQAFRGMLTSDEDPLSSVPPQGPFILGNVQPEVFLAVIEFLYTNSVTLNSHTVLEVLTSSVEYGLQDLCKLCVEFIKDTLNVEQVCEALQAAVTYGQADLQKHCLAFIESYTMAVVQTRGFHELSDTVLARVLRSDHLAADELDLVQAVREWAHVSSAVLGRPVPEVAALPVQELRLPLLAPSELAMLESQNQRDLLIPVDSIAAAWRSHALRCGSGVPSHLCRPRHGTRPRNHHRHLDPHSKLGAG from the exons ATGGCCCGCTCCTGCTCGGCCCGGCTGCATGGTGAGGCGGCCGCGTTCAccgctgccctccgctccctggTCAACAACCCCCAGTTCAG TGATGTGACATTCGTGGTGGgccaggagaagcagcaggtaTTTGCACATCGCTGTGTGCTGGCATGCCGCTGCCAGGCGTTTCGGGGGATGCTGACGAGCGACGAGGATCCCCTCAGCAGTGTCCCACCCCAGGGACCCTTCATCCTGGGCAATGTGCAGCCAGAAGTCTTTCTAGCCGTCATTGAGTTCCTCTACACTAACAGTGTCACCCTCAACAGCCATACT GTGCTAGAGGTGCTGACATCATCGGTGGAGTATGGCCTGCAGGACTTGTGCAAG CTCTGTGTGGAGTTCATTAAGGACACACTGAATGTGGAGCAGGTCTGCGAGGCCCTGCAG GCTGCAGTGACCTACGGGCAGGCAGATCTCCAGAAGCACTGCCTGGCATTCATTGAGAGCTACACCATG GCAGTGGTGCAGACACGGGGCTTCCACGAGCTCTCTGACACGGTGCTGGCACGGGTGCTGCGCAGCGACCACCTGGCTGCAGATGAGCTGGACCTGGTGCAAGCTGTGCGGGAGTGGGCGCACGTCAGTTCG GCAGTCCTGGGGCGCCCGGTGCCTGAGGTGGCTGCTCTGCCCGTGCAGGAGCTGCGCCTGCCCTTGCTGGCACCCAGCGAGCTGGCAATGCTGGAGAGCCAAAATCAGCGCGACCTGCTCATCCCA GTCGATAGCATCGCAGCAGCCTGGCGGTCCCATGCACTGCGGTGTGGAAGCGGGGTGCCCTCCCACCTCTGTCGACCCCGGCACGGCACGCGGCCCCGCAACCATCACCGCCACCTGGACCCACACAGCAA ATTAGGAGCAGGATAG